One genomic window of Elaeis guineensis isolate ETL-2024a chromosome 2, EG11, whole genome shotgun sequence includes the following:
- the LOC105044035 gene encoding F-box protein MAX2 homolog A-like, translated as MAGEGETHLHDLPEAILSNLFALVEDTRTRNRMALVCRRWYTLERFTRSSLCLRGNVRDLFLLPTCFASVTHLDLSHLSPWGHPFLLHHHHHHQREHPTAEEQQQHHLIALLLCRAFPNLTSLTVYARHPSTLQALAPQWPALRHAKLVRWHQRPPHHPHGADLAPLLAACPSLHSLDLSQFYCWAEDVPPALHAFPATAASLVRLDLLRPVAEGFRASELVPISAACPNLRYLLAPCVFDSRYIDSVGDEALVAVATNCPRLSLLHLADPSAVFPAAHAPDAEGFAPQDARITAAGLEVLFAALPLLEDLALDLCQNVRDAGPALETLSERCPRIESLRLGGFHGVCRGAGLRLDGVAVCGRLESLCIKNSADLTDAGLVAIARGCSRLSKLEIHGCKRVTESGLKKMTGMLRWTLVDIGISRCEHLDAPHSLRAVEPIRDRIKRLHIDCIWAGQELEHLPDSSLAAAGDDLEWNELEQDIELEASEESDAVFIDFLDVEDSPGDSLTMMCRRSEAAGDHRAGNSCSRNGIGAFWCREWKQLRHLSLWVPAGELLIPLVDAGLDSCPELEEICIKVEGDCRTCPMPSQEVFGLSSLACYPKLSKMKLDCRDVVGYALTAPTGRKDLSSWERFYLHGMGDLNLCDLDYWPPQDRDVNLRSLFLPAAGLLQGCITLRKLFIHGTANEHFMRFFLAMPNLRDVQLREDYYPAPEYDMSTEIRVDSCSRFEDALRRRPVPD; from the coding sequence atggCTGGAGAAGGAGAGACTCACCTGCACGACCTCCCGGAGGCGATACTGAGCAACTTGTTCGCGCTGGTAGAGGACACGAGGACGCGCAACCGCATGGCGCTGGTATGCCGCAGGTGGTACACCCTGGAGCGCTTCACCCGCTCCTCCCTCTGCCTCCGCGGCAACGTCCGCGACCTCTTCCTCCTCCCCACCTGCTTCGCCTCCGTCACCCACCTCGACCTTTCCCACCTCTCCCCTTGGGGCCACCCCTTCctcctccaccaccaccaccaccaccaacgCGAACATCCCACCGCCGAGGAGCAGCAGCAGCACCACCTCATCGCCCTCCTCCTCTGCCGGGCCTTCCCCAACCTCACCTCCCTCACCGTCTACGCCCGCCACCCTTCCACCCTCCAGGCCCTCGCCCCCCAGTGGCCGGCTCTCCGCCACGCCAAGCTCGTCCGCTGGCACCAGCGGCCCCCCCACCACCCCCATGGCGCTGACCTCGCCCCGCTCCTCGCCGCCTGCCCGTCGCTACACTCGCTTGATCTCTCCCAATTCTACTGCTGGGCCGAGGACGTGCCTCCAGCCCTCCACGCCTTCCCGGCCACCGCCGCCTCCCTCGTTCGCCTCGATCTCCTCAGGCCCGTCGCCGAGGGCTTCCGGGCCAGCGAACTCGTCCCCATCTCCGCCGCCTGCCCCAACCTCCGCTACCTCCTCGCTCCCTGCGTCTTCGATTCCCGCTACATCGACTCCGTCGGCGACGAGGCCCTCGTCGCCGTCGCCACAAACTGCCCCCGTCTCTCCCTCCTCCACCTCGCCGACCCCTCTGCCGTCTTCCCTGCGGCCCACGCCCCCGACGCCGAGGGCTTCGCGCCGCAAGATGCCAGGATCACCGCCGCGGGCCTCGAGGTCCTCTTCGCCGCCCTCCCGCTACTCGAGGACCTCGCGCTCGATCTGTGCCAGAACGTCAGAGACGCGGGGCCGGCATTGGAGACCCTCAGCGAAAGATGCCCCCGGATAGAGTCACTCAGGCTGGGGGGGTTCCATGGCGTCTGCCGGGGCGCCGGGCTGCGCTTGGATGGggtggccgtctgtggccggctgGAGTCCTTGTGCATCAAAAACTCGGCCGATCTCACGGATGCCGGCTTGGTGGCGATCGCCCGGGGTTGCTCGAGGCTGTCCAAATTGGAGATCCATGGCTGCAAGAGAGTTACCGAGTCCGGGCTGAAGAAGATGACCGGCATGCTTCGTTGGACCCTCGTGGATATCGGCATCTCCCGCTGCGAGCATCTCGATGCCCCCCACTCCTTGCGAGCTGTGGAGCCAATTCGCGACCGAATCAAGCGCCTCCACATTGATTGCATCTGGGCCGGGCAGGAGCTCGAACACTTGCCTGATAGTTCGTTGGCAGCAGCTGGGGATGACTTGGAGTGGAATGAGTTGGAGCAGGATATTGAGCTGGAGGCGAGCGAAGAATCCGATGCTGTCTTCATCGACTTCCTGGACGTAGAGGATAGTCCTGGTGATAGCTTGACGATGATGTGTAGGCGCTCGGAAGCAGCAGGCGACCATAGGGCTGGCAATAGTTGTAGCAGAAATGGAATTGGGGCTTTTTGGTGCAGGGAATGGAAGCAGCTGCGCCACCTCTCGCTATGGGTGCCTGCTGGAGAATTGCTGATTCCTCTGGTAGATGCTGGACTGGATAGCTGCCCAGAGTTAGAGGAGATATGTATCAAGGTCGAAGGCGACTGCCGGACATGCCCGATGCCATCCCAGGAGGTATTCGGATTAAGCTCCCTCGCTTGCTATCCCAAGCTTTCAAAGATGAAGCTCGACTGCAGGGATGTGGTTGGTTATGCTCTGACCGCACCCACGGGTAGGAAGGATCTGAGCTCATGGGAGAGGTTTTATCTCCATGGGATGGGAGATCTGAATCTTTGCGATCTCGACTACTGGCCACCGCAGGACAGGGATGTGAACCTGAGGAGCCTCTTCCTTCCAGCAGCCGGCCTGCTACAGGGGTGCATCACCCTGCGCAAGTTGTTCATCCATGGTACCGCCAACGAACACTTCATGAGGTTTTTCCTGGCGATGCCCAACCTTAGGGACGTGCAGCTGCGAGAAGACTACTATCCAGCGCCGGAGTATGATATGAGCACGGAGATAAGAGTTGACTCCTGTAGTCGCTTCGAGGACGCTTTAAGGAGACGCCCCGTTCCTGACTGA